CTATAACCTCGCCAGTCACACGCTTGGGTTGTACAGCTCCGACGAAGCCACATAGATTAAAACATCCCGCCCCCTACTCTTCTATTGGTTGGGCCAAATCGCCGCTCCCCCTCCGCTATCCCCCACCTCGCGGTCCATTCATTTCACACAATAACGGGCCCAGCTGAAATCCATTTAAGACCTCGTACGGGTAGGCAAGATTGTCTGGCACTTACCAGCGATCGAGAGTGATCACTCAGGCTAACGTCTTTCCTGTTCCTCTGTGGCGAGGCCGGACCACAAGCCACCGCTGCCGCCGCCTTCTGCGCAACGCCAGCCGCCCGCCAAAACGGATCTTTCCCTGCGCCTGCGCGACCAATCCTGAGACCGGACCCTTTCTCCGCCCATTACGCCTGCGCATCTCCCGCCAGTACGCAGGCGCCGTAGGTTCACCGCCTCTCCCACCGCCATTTCACATGTTCCAAGTGGCAGCTGGAACTTCTTAGTGCGCCTGCGTAAACTcaccgtatttttttttttttttaacatgcgcTGTGTAGGTAGTCTTCACCCCTCCCACCCGAAAGATTTTGTAACAGTCTAAATTCTTATCTAACGCACAAAAGTAAGCGTGCTTTGAAAAGGAATTGAATGTAATATTTGAAGAGTGGAGCGTCCAAAAGTTTAAATACGCTTAAGTACCTTCAAATATGAATGATAGGTCCGCTAGCCAATCAGACTAGTTAAGACATCACGACTCAGTAACCAATGAACTACAAGGGGTGGACACTGCGTAGACCGCCCAAACGGATGACGTTTCATAGCAGTGCGGCACCATAGACCAATAGTAGGAGGAAGCTATTTCAAATGTCCAATCAGAACTAAGAAGGGGCGGTGTCTACCAATGCCGACAGCGAGGAGGCGGGATAAAAAAGAGAGGCCGTAGGTAGGCTGGCAGATACGTGCGGTAGGTTACTCCTTTCTGCTTGTGGACGCCGCCGAGGGAACATCGTTAAGTAACCTCTTCTTACTACCGTCATGTCTAAGTCAGAGGTAAGCTACCCTTATCAACTTCATTTTGTTCCTCTTCCCTTCGTGAGTTCCGTAGATTTCGGCTTCGTTTCATCGCTCGAATTAGCCCATGCGGCAGTTCCTTCGGCCGCTGCCAGGGCTTACCCCTCCCAAAGTTGGAGTCGCCATTTTGTCCTCGTCGTCGCCATGAGGCCGCCATCCGGCAACCATTCGTTATCAGGCCAGGCTCTGGTTAAGTCCGGCAGAACTCTACGTCACGATTGATCTGTTTTTTCCCTTGATTGCATGggcaagtttgtttgtttgtttgtttttttaaagtttctagtATTAGGTTGGCGACATACTCCTCCCGCCAAGTCCTATTGTTGCGCGTGCGTTTTAAAGCGCGTAGGGGCGCATGCGCTTGAGCTTGAGCTCTCGCGGATATTGCAGACTCAACACAGCGCCACCCCTGATAGGGAGAAGCACGTGGCTTGGAGCAGCCAGAAGGAACAATAAATGCTATGTACGTTGTTGCCTAGTTTTATGTGTCTGAACGGGAAACTGAGTATCGTTTTATAGCCTAACTTAACACCTGTTTTCCACCATTAGTCTCCTAAGGAGCCCGAACAGCTGCGGAAACTCTTCATCGGAGGTTTGAGCTTTGAAACAACGGATGAGAGTTTGAGGAGCCATTTTGAGCAATGGGGGACGCTCACGGACTGTGTGGTAAGACAAAAGGGTAGTAGTAAGACCGCCTTGGCTTGTTATTTCCGTAGTTCGTGTTTGAATGTAAAGATTGTTGATAGGATTGTAGTTTGGAAGGTATGATTTTGTTAATGGTTTGATTCTTCAGGTGTTCTTATAGGGTCTCGACTCCCCACAAGCAGTACTGAGAACTTAGAGGGCTTTGTAGTTACCCTACTATAAAGTTTTCCGTTTTCTTGCTTAACGTAGGAGTGATGATAGCTTCTGGGATCTTAGCATGTGCTAAGTGAATTAAATTTTTCAGGTAATGAGAGATCCAAACACCAAGCGCTCCAGAGGCTTTGGGTTTGTTACTTATTCTACTGTGGAGGAGGTGGATGCAGCCATGAATGCAAGGCCACACAAAGTAGACGGAAGAGTTGTGGAACCAAAGAGGGCTGTCTCACGAGAAGTAAGTTTTCTCTTTTAGCTATTTGGAAATGTGCCACTAAGTgggttttagtttttaatttcatGTTCTCAATTTGGGGGTAGCTTTTGCTAAATAATTAAGTGGTGTTTTTCCTATTAAGGACTCTCAAAGACCAGGTGCCCACTTAACTGTGAAAAAGATCTTTGTTGGTGGCATTAAAGAAGACACTGAAGAACATCATCTAAGAGATTATTTTGAGCAGTATGGGAAAATTGAAGTGATTGAAATCATGACGGACCGAGGCAGTGGCAAGAAGAGGGGCTTTGCTTTTGTTACTTTCGATGACCATGACTCCGTAGATAAGATTGTCAGTAAGTATTAGATGACTGGAGCTTACTAAGGATTCTAAAATTCACCTGGTATTTGGAACCTTaaggttttgttttcattttttagttcAGAAATACCATACTGTGAATGGACACAACTGTGAAGTAAGGAAAGCCCTGTCAAAGCAAGAGATGGCCAGTGCTTCATCCAGCCAAAGAGGTGTGTTTGTTGCTCAGTTAAACCTTAAGGGTAATAGTGAGTAATCCAGTTTGTATGGTCTGACATGATTAATTTCTTAAGGTCGAAGTGGTTCTGGAAACTTTGGTGGCGGCCGTGGAGGTGGTTttggtgggaatgacaactttGGTCGTGGAGGAAACTTCAGTGGGCGTGGTATGTGTGATTGTAGTTTCCAGTAAACTTGTAGTTTAGTTACCCCAGGTTAACACCCATTTTGCAATCTATGATAATATGTAACTAAAGAGCTACTGCTATCAAGTTCAGTACTATTCTTCTAACGCCTATGGGTCAGTAGAgatgccccgtggggtttccgaGACTAAATGTTTCACAAAagcaggctggtggattccaactgctgctgcaaagtgcttaaccactagacccgttttatttttaaaagttcttctgGGTAATGAGTGAAATCACTGATTGGCGATTTGTTTTACAAAACAAAGGCTGCCgtttaaaatttaacttttttcAGGTGGCTTTGGTGGCAGCCGTGGTGGTGGTGGATATGGAGGCAGTGGGGACGGTTATAACGGATTTGGTAATGACGGTGAGTATGGTTTTTTGGTTCATTTGTgggttttttatatgtataaggAACATGCAGGCAGTCTTCCGTTATCCTTAGAGTAGATTAGTAGAGACTAAAATTAGTGCATGGGAAGCTCAATTCTCACCATAATATGCATGCTGTGAGCAGGCTTTAGCCATTGCGCTTGCACAGATACTGATCATTGAATACTTTTGTCTTATTGAGAAGAATTGTATTCTTGTAGGTGGTTATGGAGGAGGAGGCGGTCCTGGTTACTCTGGAGGAAGCAGAGGCTATGGAAGTGGTGGACAGGGTTATGGAAACCAGGGCAGTGGCTATGGCGGGAGTGGCAGCTATAACAACGGAGGAGGCGGAGGCGGCTTTGGCGGTGGTAGTGGTAGGTATCCAGTGATCCAAGTCTTTGGTGTGATAGCTTAGACTAGCCTTAGTTTGCCCATTATTTTGGGGCTTGATGCTCTTAGAAGCATTATGTGTTACAGTGCATGGTATTCAAAAGTAAATGGACTTGCTGTGCTACCTCCTAGCTTCAAGCTGGGGCCGCCTCACTCCCAAAAAGATGAGTAAGTGGATAGTGGTGTCTTCATTTGGGGTTAGATTAGCCTCCGTTGCAGGATTTAGCATCTTAACTATT
The DNA window shown above is from Elephas maximus indicus isolate mEleMax1 chromosome 4, mEleMax1 primary haplotype, whole genome shotgun sequence and carries:
- the HNRNPA1 gene encoding heterogeneous nuclear ribonucleoprotein A1 isoform X1, which encodes MSKSESPKEPEQLRKLFIGGLSFETTDESLRSHFEQWGTLTDCVVMRDPNTKRSRGFGFVTYSTVEEVDAAMNARPHKVDGRVVEPKRAVSREDSQRPGAHLTVKKIFVGGIKEDTEEHHLRDYFEQYGKIEVIEIMTDRGSGKKRGFAFVTFDDHDSVDKIVIQKYHTVNGHNCEVRKALSKQEMASASSSQRGRSGSGNFGGGRGGGFGGNDNFGRGGNFSGRGGFGGSRGGGGYGGSGDGYNGFGNDGGYGGGGGPGYSGGSRGYGSGGQGYGNQGSGYGGSGSYNNGGGGGGFGGGSGSNFGGGGSYNDFGSYNNQSSNFGPMKGGNFGGRSSGPYGGGGQYFAKPRNQGGYGGSSSSSSYGSGRRF
- the HNRNPA1 gene encoding heterogeneous nuclear ribonucleoprotein A1 isoform X2; protein product: MSKSESPKEPEQLRKLFIGGLSFETTDESLRSHFEQWGTLTDCVVMRDPNTKRSRGFGFVTYSTVEEVDAAMNARPHKVDGRVVEPKRAVSREDSQRPGAHLTVKKIFVGGIKEDTEEHHLRDYFEQYGKIEVIEIMTDRGSGKKRGFAFVTFDDHDSVDKIVIQKYHTVNGHNCEVRKALSKQEMASASSSQRGRSGSGNFGGGRGGGFGGNDNFGRGGNFSGRGGFGGSRGGGGYGGSGDGYNGFGNDGSNFGGGGSYNDFGSYNNQSSNFGPMKGGNFGGRSSGPYGGGGQYFAKPRNQGGYGGSSSSSSYGSGRRF